TGCGGTTCTCGGCCTTCCAGAGCATAGGCCCTGCCACGGTGTACAACTTCGACGATGACTTTCAATACATTGACAGCACTGTATATCGCCAGGGTGAGATATACAACACTTGGGGAGGCCTGGAGCCCCGGCTGGGGCTGCGCTATTCCCTCTCGGAGAACGCCTCGCTGAAGGCCAGCTACAACCGCAACAGGCAATACCTGCACCTGGCCAGCTACAGCGACGGGGGCAACCCCCTCGACATCTGGGTGCCTTCCTCCAAAATGATCAAACCCCAGATCGCCGATCAGTTTGCGCTGGGGTATTTCCAGAACATCCCCCTGAAGGGGAAGATCGTCGAGTCGTCGGTGGAGGTGTTCTATAAGGATATGCAAAACCAAATCGACTTCCGCGACAATGCCTGGCTGCTGCTGAACCCCAGGATAGAGGGGGAGTTCAGGTTTGGGAAGGGATGGGCCTACGGGGCGGAATTTTTGCTGCGGAAACTCGACGGCCGCCTGAATGGCTGGATCAGCTATACCCTGTCGCGCACCGAGCGCCAGATCGAGACCATCAACGATGGCCGGCCTTATGTGTCCTCCTTTGACCGGACGCACAACCTGAACCTGGTGATGAATTACGAGATTTCCAGGCGGCTGACCCTGTCTGCTACCTGGGTTTATACCACTGGGGCGCCGGTGACCTTCCCTTCGGGGCGCTTTGCCTATGGCGGACAGCTGGTGCCGGTTTATACCGAGCGCAATGCCTACCGCCTGCCCGATTACCACCGTCTCGACCTGGGGGCCACCCTGAGGGGAAAACACAGACCCGACCGGCGCTTCCACAGCGAGTGGAACTTCTCGGTGTACAACGCCTATTACCGCAAGAACACCTGGATGGTAGACTTCAGGCCCGACAACAATGAGCCGGGAAAAGTCGACGCTTACAAGGTTTATTTGTTCCCCATCATCCCGGCCGTAACTTATAACTTCTTTTTCTGATCATGATGAATCGCAGACATATTGTCCTGGTGCTGATTACCCTGCTGGTCTTTTCAGCTTGTTCCGAGAAGATCGAGCTTGAGCTGAATTCGAGTAACACCCGCCTGGTGGTGGAGGGGCAGATCACAGACCGTCCGGGCACGCACGGGCTGAGGCTCAGCCTGAGCACCAGCTATTTCTTCAATGAGGCTCCTCCTGCTGTGGAGGATGCCGTGGTGAGCCTGGGCGACGGGAGCCAGGAATGGCTGCTGAGCCAGGAGCACCCGGGCTATTACGCATTGCCGGAAGGCTTTGCAGGGGTGGCGGGCAATACCTACCATTTGAGCATAGATTACCAGGGCGAGACCTATGAGGCCAGCTCACAGATGCTGCCGGCGCCGGTGGTGGACAGCCTCTCCCTGCTGCCCCATCCCGCCCTGCCTGGCCGCGACTTCCTGATGGTCCATTTCCAGG
This DNA window, taken from Bacteroides sp., encodes the following:
- a CDS encoding DUF4249 domain-containing protein yields the protein MMNRRHIVLVLITLLVFSACSEKIELELNSSNTRLVVEGQITDRPGTHGLRLSLSTSYFFNEAPPAVEDAVVSLGDGSQEWLLSQEHPGYYALPEGFAGVAGNTYHLSIDYQGETYEASSQMLPAPVVDSLSLLPHPALPGRDFLMVHFQDPPETQDFYVYYVYLNGVLLTDSINEVLASDDQGLNGQAISTPVYLLEAGDEAPVAGDVLRVEQYRVSEAYSQFLFALRRNQGTTGGPFTGPPANVPGNLSNGALGFFLAAGVGEGEMVVE